In Luteibacter mycovicinus, a genomic segment contains:
- a CDS encoding sigma-54-dependent transcriptional regulator encodes MRCVLIIDDNPAVGEALSLALSLREIRPLVALTPEEGLAMLGRERIDVVIQDMNFTADTTSGEEGIALFKAIRARYTDLPVILLTAWTHLEAAVELVKAGASDYLAKPWDDNKLLATVENLLELAEANREATRVHVERRRRREALESRYELDGLVFASEAMSRTIELACQVARSDVSVLVTGPNGAGKERIAAIVHANSAVRHGPFVAVNCGALPGELIEAELFGAEAGAYTGANKAREGRFEMAHGGTLFLDEIGNLPLPGQMKLLRVLETGQFERLGSGRTRQVKVRLVSATNADLKAMIAAGTFREDLYYRLNVIDVNLPPLSERSDDILPLAGHFLDGKATLTEDAREALLAHSWPGNVRELKNAIARAALLAPDGRIEPVHLNLPPPSANATRNLDEPSRESVEAALASAGGVISRAANSLGLSRQALYRRMERYGLAV; translated from the coding sequence ATGCGCTGCGTACTGATCATTGACGACAACCCCGCCGTCGGCGAGGCCCTTTCGCTTGCTCTCAGCCTCCGCGAGATCCGGCCCCTTGTCGCGCTCACACCCGAAGAAGGCCTGGCGATGCTTGGCCGTGAACGGATCGATGTCGTCATTCAGGACATGAACTTCACCGCCGACACCACGTCGGGGGAGGAAGGCATCGCGCTGTTCAAGGCCATCCGCGCGCGTTACACCGACCTGCCGGTGATCCTGCTCACGGCGTGGACGCACCTCGAAGCCGCGGTGGAACTGGTCAAGGCCGGCGCTTCCGATTATCTGGCCAAGCCGTGGGATGACAACAAGCTGCTGGCGACGGTGGAAAACCTGCTGGAACTGGCCGAAGCCAACCGCGAGGCCACGCGCGTCCATGTCGAACGCCGTCGCCGGCGCGAAGCTCTGGAAAGCCGCTACGAACTCGATGGCCTGGTATTCGCTTCCGAGGCCATGAGCCGCACGATCGAGCTCGCATGTCAGGTCGCGCGTTCCGACGTATCCGTGCTGGTGACCGGTCCCAACGGTGCCGGCAAGGAACGCATCGCCGCGATCGTGCACGCCAATTCCGCCGTGCGGCACGGGCCGTTCGTCGCGGTCAATTGCGGTGCGCTTCCCGGGGAGCTGATCGAGGCCGAGCTCTTCGGTGCCGAGGCCGGCGCGTATACGGGCGCCAACAAGGCGCGGGAGGGCCGCTTCGAGATGGCTCATGGCGGCACGTTGTTCCTCGACGAGATCGGCAACCTGCCGCTGCCGGGGCAGATGAAGCTGCTGCGCGTGCTCGAGACGGGCCAGTTCGAGCGACTGGGTTCGGGACGGACGCGACAGGTCAAGGTGCGCCTGGTCAGCGCGACCAATGCCGACCTCAAGGCGATGATCGCCGCGGGCACCTTCCGCGAAGACCTCTATTACCGCCTCAACGTCATCGACGTGAACCTCCCTCCGCTCTCCGAGCGCAGCGACGATATCCTGCCGCTGGCCGGGCATTTCCTGGACGGCAAGGCCACATTGACCGAAGACGCTCGCGAAGCCCTGCTGGCGCACTCCTGGCCGGGCAACGTACGTGAGCTGAAAAACGCCATCGCGCGTGCGGCGCTGCTGGCACCGGACGGTCGCATCGAGCCGGTACACCTCAACCTGCCGCCGCCGTCGGCGAACGCCACGCGCAACCTCGACGAACCCAGCCGCGAGTCGGTCGAAGCGGCCCTGGCCTCGGCGGGCGGGGTCATCAGTCGCGCCGCGAACAGCCTGGGCCTGTCACGGCAAGCGCTCTACCGGCGGATGGAGCGATACGGGCTGGCTGTCTGA